The segment GCGTCACTCTTCGGCTGCACAGATATAAGAGAGTGGAGGTCTAAATTGCATCAACTCAAAAAGTCGGAATCGCATCGACAGAAAAAGGTCGCTAATCCTGACTACCGGATCATAGAGATTCTGAGATTGAGTTATGACTCCTTGCCTGCAGCTCTTAAGCCTTGTTTTTCTTATTTATCCTTCTTTCCTGAGGATGAGAAAATACATTGCGAGTATCTGATAAATCTCTGGATAGCGGAAGGACTCATTCCCCAAGGAGAAGACCAATGGGAAGTTGCTTGGAGTTACTTATACGAGTTAGCTAATCTGTGCTTGCTTGAAGTATGGGAGGATTGGAGCCTAATCAAGTATTGCAAGATCCATGACTTGCTACTTGATTTGGCCATTGATATAGCTAAGGTAAACAGATGTACATTTGCTCTTGAAGATGTCTTTACATCTGAGACAAAAAGTGATCTTTGGCGTAGAATTTTAGTGGCCAaaaaggagatagatgatgaaGTCATTGCAAAAGGCATGGTTTGTTGTCCCAGATCTCTTCGCACTTTGTCACTACATAATAATCCCATTGAAAAATTCGAGGCAAAATTCTTCAGCCCTGTGAGACTGTTAAGAGTTCTCGACTTGAGCCGAACTCAGATCTCCACATTGCCCCCATGTGTTGGTAAGCAAAAACTTCTCAAGCTTTTAAATTTATCATGGACAACTATTAAGGAGGTACCAATATGCGTGAGAAGTCTCACGAGCCTTGTCATGCTCGACCTATCTTGGTGCCGACAGCTGCAAAGGTTACCAGAGTggataaatgaaatgaaaagtcTCGAGCATCTCAATGTAAAGGATTGCCATTATGAGCTGGGAATTCATAT is part of the Cryptomeria japonica chromosome 10, Sugi_1.0, whole genome shotgun sequence genome and harbors:
- the LOC131858700 gene encoding disease resistance protein RPM1-like, whose amino-acid sequence is MREITIGTQDNRSVTLRLHRYKRVEDEKIHCEYLINLWIAEGLIPQGEDQWEVAWSYLYELANLCLLEVWEDWSLIKYCKIHDLLLDLAIDIAKVNRCTFALEDVFTSETKSDLWRRILVAKKEIDDEVIAKGMVCCPRSLRTLSLHNNPIEKFEAKFFSPVRLLRVLDLSRTQISTLPPCVGKQKLLKLLNLSWTTIKEVPICVRSLTSLVMLDLSWCRQLQRLPEWINEMKSLEHLNVKDCHYELGIHMPKGISELVSLRVLRSDRLRLSVEDNGLLKLEDVAKLTHLQELSLSSA